Proteins co-encoded in one Pseudoalteromonas rubra genomic window:
- the rsxC gene encoding electron transport complex subunit RsxC, whose translation METLLEQIEHGKLWQFPGGIHPPEQKSVSNQASIGRIPLPDYLVLPLKQHIGANGQLLVNKGDTVHKGQALTRPGANWSLPVHAPTSGVISDIKPMPSAHPSALPELSIVLTPDGEDRWCKLNPVADYKQLDNQALIDIIHHAGIAGMGGAGFPTYVKADSAKHKPIEFLVVNGVECEPYITADDLLMREHAEQIVQGIEIMQHLLNPEYVLVGIETNKPEAIEAMTAAAAHNSKILIRSLPVKYPSGGEKQLIQVLTSKEVPSGGIPADVGVLVQNVGTLFAVSEAVSKGKPLIERVVTITGNTIQTPQNVWALLGTEIKHLLTCQGFEPVTDQRVIMGGPMMGFTLPTVRIPVVKTTNCILAPDNQELAVAGPEQACIRCSACADACPQTLLPQQLQWFAKGKEYDKLEEHNLFDCIECGACAYVCPSEIPLVQYYRVAKAEIREQKLEKVKAERAKERFEARKERLERDQEERQNRHKRPARSTPRNAEQQDKVSAAMERVKQKKDSQSAVQAAIERAKAKKAADGTLEPDNSEVALERAKRKEKARQYKADKDAQASPEMHAGGEGSRKDAVAAAIARAKAKKAAQQNETAEPQTATDDPRKAAVAAAIARAKAKKAAQQDDQPAQQQSDEADSDPRKAAVAAAIARAKAKKAAKETEQQADAEPAETDAEPEDPRKAAVAAAIARAKAKKAAKETEQQANAETDSEPEDPRKAAVAAAIARAKAKKAAKEAEQQADAEPTETDAEPEDPRKAAVAAAIARAKAKKAAKEAEQQADAEPAETDAEPEDPRKAAVAAAIARAKAKKAAKETEQQADAEPAETDAEPEDPRKAAVAAAIARAKAKKAAKETEQQADAEPAETDAEPEDP comes from the coding sequence GTGGAAACTTTACTTGAACAAATTGAACACGGTAAATTGTGGCAGTTTCCCGGTGGTATTCATCCACCGGAGCAAAAATCTGTGTCAAACCAGGCGAGTATTGGTCGTATTCCCCTGCCCGATTATCTGGTGCTCCCCCTGAAGCAACACATAGGTGCCAACGGCCAGCTGCTGGTCAATAAGGGAGATACCGTACATAAAGGCCAGGCATTAACCCGCCCGGGCGCAAACTGGTCATTACCGGTACATGCCCCGACGTCCGGTGTGATCAGTGATATCAAGCCAATGCCTTCTGCGCACCCTTCTGCGCTACCTGAGCTAAGTATCGTCCTCACCCCAGATGGCGAGGACCGCTGGTGTAAGCTTAACCCGGTGGCAGACTATAAGCAGTTAGACAATCAGGCCTTGATCGACATTATTCATCATGCCGGTATTGCCGGAATGGGTGGTGCCGGTTTCCCAACCTATGTAAAGGCCGACAGCGCTAAGCATAAGCCCATCGAGTTTTTAGTGGTCAATGGCGTGGAATGTGAGCCGTATATCACTGCAGATGATCTGTTGATGCGCGAACATGCCGAGCAAATTGTGCAGGGCATCGAGATTATGCAGCATCTGCTTAATCCTGAATATGTCCTGGTGGGTATCGAAACCAATAAACCCGAAGCCATTGAGGCCATGACAGCCGCTGCGGCACATAACAGTAAGATTCTCATCCGCAGCCTGCCCGTCAAATACCCCTCGGGTGGTGAAAAGCAGCTAATACAAGTGCTTACTTCGAAAGAAGTCCCCAGTGGCGGGATCCCAGCAGATGTCGGTGTTCTGGTGCAGAATGTCGGCACTTTGTTCGCTGTTAGCGAAGCCGTGTCTAAAGGCAAACCTCTGATTGAACGTGTGGTGACCATAACCGGTAACACCATCCAGACACCACAAAATGTCTGGGCCTTGCTGGGCACTGAAATTAAGCACTTACTTACCTGCCAGGGCTTTGAACCCGTTACTGACCAACGCGTCATCATGGGTGGACCTATGATGGGCTTTACTCTGCCAACGGTACGGATCCCGGTGGTAAAAACCACCAACTGTATTCTGGCTCCGGATAACCAGGAGCTGGCTGTTGCCGGCCCCGAGCAAGCTTGTATTCGCTGTAGTGCCTGTGCCGACGCCTGCCCACAAACGCTGCTGCCACAGCAGTTACAATGGTTTGCCAAAGGTAAAGAGTACGACAAACTCGAAGAGCATAACCTGTTCGACTGTATCGAATGTGGTGCCTGTGCCTATGTCTGCCCAAGTGAAATTCCACTGGTACAATATTATCGCGTAGCCAAAGCCGAAATCCGCGAACAGAAGCTCGAAAAAGTAAAGGCTGAGCGGGCTAAAGAACGCTTTGAGGCACGTAAAGAGCGACTCGAACGCGATCAAGAAGAGCGCCAGAATCGTCATAAACGGCCAGCACGCAGCACCCCTCGCAATGCCGAGCAACAAGACAAAGTCAGTGCGGCAATGGAACGCGTTAAACAGAAAAAAGACAGTCAGTCGGCAGTGCAGGCCGCCATCGAAAGAGCAAAGGCTAAAAAAGCCGCCGATGGCACACTGGAACCAGACAATTCAGAGGTCGCGCTGGAGCGCGCTAAACGAAAAGAAAAAGCGCGCCAGTATAAAGCAGACAAAGACGCCCAGGCTTCACCTGAGATGCATGCCGGTGGAGAAGGATCGCGCAAAGACGCCGTTGCTGCCGCGATAGCACGCGCCAAGGCCAAGAAAGCGGCCCAACAAAATGAAACAGCTGAACCGCAAACAGCAACCGACGACCCGCGTAAAGCAGCTGTCGCTGCCGCAATAGCACGTGCTAAAGCCAAAAAAGCGGCGCAACAGGATGATCAGCCAGCGCAACAACAAAGCGACGAGGCAGACAGCGATCCGCGCAAAGCCGCCGTTGCAGCTGCCATTGCCCGTGCTAAGGCGAAGAAAGCCGCCAAAGAGACAGAGCAACAAGCAGACGCAGAGCCTGCAGAGACTGACGCTGAGCCGGAGGATCCGCGCAAAGCCGCCGTCGCAGCTGCCATTGCCCGCGCCAAGGCCAAGAAAGCCGCCAAAGAGACAGAGCAACAAGCAAACGCAGAGACTGACTCTGAACCGGAAGATCCGCGCAAGGCCGCCGTTGCAGCTGCCATTGCCCGTGCTAAGGCGAAGAAAGCCGCCAAAGAGGCCGAGCAACAAGCAGACGCAGAGCCTACAGAGACTGACGCTGAACCGGAAGATCCTCGCAAGGCCGCTGTTGCAGCTGCCATTGCCCGCGCTAAGGCGAAGAAAGCCGCCAAAGAGGCCGAGCAACAAGCAGACGCAGAGCCTGCAGAGACTGACGCTGAACCGGAAGATCCGCGCAAAGCCGCCGTCGCAGCTGCCATTGCCCGCGCCAAGGCCAAGAAAGCCGCCAAAGAGACAGAGCAACAAGCAGACGCAGAGCCTGCAGAGACTGACGCTGAGCCGGAGGATCCGCGCAAAGCCGCCGTCGCAGCTGCCATTGCCCGCGCCAAGGCCAAGAAAGCCGCCAAAGAGACAGAGCAACAAGCAGACGCAGAGCCTGCAGAGACTGACGCTGAACCGGAAGATCC
- the rsxB gene encoding electron transport complex subunit RsxB → MTLFFYALIAIGALALVFGLILGYAAVKYRVESNPIVDQVDAILPQTQCGQCGYPGCRPYAEAIANGDDVNKCPPGGEATVKKLADLMGVEAKPLAGGEEAEPIKKVAYIREDECIGCTKCIQACPVDAIVGATRQMHTVIADECTGCDLCVDPCPVDCIDMIPVAQTVQTWKWQIDAIPVKQID, encoded by the coding sequence ATGACACTATTTTTTTACGCACTTATCGCCATCGGCGCGCTGGCGCTGGTATTTGGCCTTATTCTCGGCTACGCAGCCGTAAAGTATCGGGTTGAAAGCAACCCCATTGTTGACCAAGTAGATGCCATTCTACCCCAAACACAATGTGGTCAATGTGGCTATCCGGGGTGTCGTCCTTATGCAGAAGCCATTGCTAACGGTGACGACGTCAATAAATGCCCACCGGGTGGTGAAGCGACGGTCAAAAAACTCGCCGACTTAATGGGGGTTGAAGCCAAACCGCTGGCAGGTGGTGAAGAGGCAGAGCCCATTAAAAAAGTCGCCTATATACGCGAAGATGAATGCATTGGCTGCACGAAATGTATTCAGGCCTGCCCGGTTGATGCCATTGTTGGTGCGACTCGCCAGATGCACACTGTCATTGCCGATGAATGTACCGGCTGTGACCTGTGTGTTGACCCCTGCCCTGTCGATTGTATTGATATGATCCCGGTGGCACAAACCGTACAAACCTGGAAATGGCAGATAGATGCTATTCCTGTAAAGCAAATCGACTAA
- the rsxA gene encoding electron transport complex subunit RsxA: MTEYILLLIGTVLVNNFVLVQFLGLCPFMGVSGKLETAIGMSLATTFVLTLASVTSYLVNQYILLPLDLTFLRTMSFILVIAVVVQFTEMVVRKTSPTLYRLLGIFLPLITTNCAVLGVALLNIKNDHTFIGSAVYGFGAAVGFSLVLVLFAALRERLAVADVPAPFKGASIAMITAGLMSLAFMGFSGLVKF, translated from the coding sequence ATGACAGAGTATATTCTGTTGCTTATTGGCACAGTGTTGGTAAATAACTTTGTATTGGTGCAATTCCTGGGTTTATGCCCATTTATGGGTGTGTCGGGCAAACTGGAGACTGCCATCGGCATGTCACTTGCGACAACCTTTGTACTGACACTGGCATCCGTCACAAGTTATCTGGTTAATCAGTACATTTTGCTTCCCCTGGATCTTACCTTCCTGCGCACAATGAGCTTTATTTTAGTGATTGCTGTAGTAGTGCAATTCACAGAGATGGTCGTTCGCAAGACCAGCCCAACTTTGTACCGATTGCTTGGTATCTTTTTACCTCTGATCACCACCAACTGCGCAGTATTAGGGGTCGCACTACTTAACATCAAAAATGACCACACATTTATCGGCTCCGCAGTGTACGGTTTCGGTGCCGCTGTGGGCTTTTCATTAGTGCTGGTTTTATTTGCCGCGTTACGAGAACGCCTGGCAGTCGCAGATGTGCCCGCACCATTTAAAGGCGCATCGATAGCCATGATCACTGCCGGACTGATGTCACTGGCCTTTATGGGTTTTTCTGGATTGGTGAAGTTCTGA
- a CDS encoding EAL domain-containing protein — protein sequence MAGFKKLIFLQLISWIVFSALGSFLIASSFDNAVSRAQQNAQSMVSNYIQEKTMADVTPEHIRLSLGSGNVFSSFIVRDFAGQTVLNINTQSEMPVLAGIIADTMNSIRPQFAVNKSKDIKIEFLINVESQAELLQQAMIFMIIISALMAFFPIFYMKTIYRKLNRNVSMTVADAVDIYITQNQVSESIDQDFNTNKVAELGAELAPSFNRLAHFLKSKQEDIKSAAQTIKQEAYKDVVTGLGNRNMFVEYYEHQIESASDKSFGSLAMVRCSELQMINQTRGYQKGDLYIKGIADIVKHVSGTYTGSQVFRLNSSDFAVILPNIPSKEAERFGETLQARFTQYQQNQELSSVANTGIVPYESGKPLGELLSVVDNAMSMAQSKQANAWHLQRETDLVNNVGAGFGNQNWRRVIREVIESRRVMLMMQNIMPIGKNVKAYAEIQARFKTEDGQMLPTASFLAMAEKLEMAVEIDQLIIDTSIEMIKSRNFNEKFFGINVTASSAHSDQFVIWLERRLLKEANLASKLIFEVSEFGLQQNIKASKRFIDMVHRVGARITVERFGVGLTSFKFFRDLKPDFIKMDASYTRGLEEDKNNQYFMRLMVDLAHRIGVSVFAEGVESQEEKHIVETLCLDGVQGYYIEKPKEV from the coding sequence ATGGCAGGTTTTAAAAAACTCATATTTCTCCAGCTCATTTCCTGGATTGTTTTTTCTGCGCTTGGTAGCTTCTTGATCGCAAGCAGCTTTGATAACGCCGTCAGCAGAGCCCAGCAAAATGCACAAAGCATGGTGAGTAACTATATTCAGGAAAAAACCATGGCGGATGTCACGCCTGAGCACATACGCTTATCTTTAGGCAGTGGCAACGTATTTTCTTCTTTTATTGTCCGCGATTTTGCCGGACAAACCGTTTTGAATATCAATACTCAGAGTGAAATGCCAGTACTGGCAGGTATCATCGCAGATACTATGAACTCTATCCGGCCACAATTTGCGGTCAATAAGAGTAAAGACATTAAAATAGAATTCCTGATCAATGTAGAGAGTCAGGCAGAATTGCTGCAACAAGCTATGATTTTTATGATCATTATCTCAGCTCTGATGGCCTTTTTCCCTATCTTTTATATGAAGACCATTTATCGCAAGCTAAATCGTAATGTCAGTATGACCGTTGCCGATGCGGTTGACATCTATATTACCCAAAACCAAGTGTCTGAAAGCATAGATCAGGATTTCAATACTAATAAAGTGGCTGAATTGGGCGCTGAGCTGGCCCCTTCATTCAACCGGCTTGCTCACTTTCTGAAGAGCAAACAGGAAGACATTAAATCAGCTGCCCAGACAATCAAGCAAGAAGCCTATAAAGATGTGGTGACCGGTCTTGGTAACCGTAATATGTTTGTTGAGTACTACGAACACCAGATCGAATCTGCCAGCGATAAGAGCTTTGGTTCACTGGCCATGGTGCGTTGTAGCGAGCTGCAAATGATTAACCAGACCCGGGGTTATCAAAAAGGCGATTTATATATTAAAGGGATTGCTGACATTGTTAAGCATGTTAGTGGTACCTACACGGGCAGTCAGGTGTTCCGCCTCAACAGCTCCGACTTTGCCGTTATTTTACCGAATATTCCGTCGAAAGAAGCCGAACGTTTTGGCGAAACCCTGCAAGCCAGATTTACTCAGTATCAGCAAAACCAGGAATTAAGCTCCGTTGCCAACACAGGTATTGTGCCTTACGAATCAGGTAAGCCGTTAGGTGAATTACTATCTGTTGTGGATAACGCCATGAGTATGGCACAGAGCAAGCAAGCCAATGCCTGGCACCTGCAGCGAGAAACGGACCTGGTTAATAATGTTGGTGCCGGATTTGGTAATCAAAACTGGCGACGCGTTATCCGCGAAGTCATTGAAAGCCGTCGGGTTATGCTGATGATGCAAAACATCATGCCGATCGGAAAAAATGTTAAAGCGTATGCCGAAATACAGGCACGCTTTAAAACCGAGGATGGGCAAATGCTGCCTACCGCGTCTTTCCTGGCGATGGCAGAAAAGTTAGAAATGGCTGTAGAAATTGATCAGCTCATCATTGATACCTCGATTGAGATGATTAAATCTCGCAATTTCAATGAAAAGTTCTTCGGTATCAATGTCACAGCATCCAGTGCCCACAGTGATCAGTTTGTTATCTGGCTTGAGCGCCGGCTGTTAAAAGAAGCCAACCTGGCATCTAAGCTTATTTTTGAAGTCAGCGAATTTGGCTTGCAACAGAATATTAAAGCCAGTAAACGCTTTATCGATATGGTACACCGGGTTGGTGCCCGTATCACAGTTGAACGTTTCGGTGTTGGGCTCACCTCCTTTAAGTTCTTCCGCGACCTGAAACCTGACTTTATTAAGATGGATGCGAGCTACACCCGCGGCCTGGAAGAAGATAAAAATAACCAGTACTTCATGCGTCTGATGGTCGACCTTGCGCATCGCATTGGAGTCAGTGTGTTTGCCGAAGGGGTCGAAAGCCAGGAAGAAAAGCACATTGTTGAGACCTTATGCCTTGACGGTGTTCAGGGCTACTACATCGAAAAGCCAAAAGAAGTTTGA
- a CDS encoding MATE family efflux transporter, translating to MSAVRQSSPGSDILNGSIALTLRRMTVPMIFGMITLMSFNLIDTFFISLLGTEPLAAVSFTFPVTFTVISLAIGLGIGTSAVIAKALGANNMDEAKFDGFVALLVSAVMVAVLSVIGFVLIEPIFTLLGASPQTMPYIYDYISIWFAGAVFLIMPMIGNSILRASGDTKTPSLIMGLGGLINAILDPLLIFGYGPFPELGVKGAAIASVIAWSVGVVFILYLLAVKKRLLQFSSPQQSIFQATSKILKIGLPAAGANMLTPIAMAVMTAIIATYGAEAVAAFGVGSRIESIASLVVLALSMTLPPFVSQNFGAQKYQRVEDAYRTTLKFVMAWQFAIYILLIAASHWISQAFGDEPQVIDIIKLFIYTLPLSYGLQGVIILTNSSFNALHKPMRALVLSIVRLFIFYVPCAYLGSHFAGIQGLFIGAAIGNLFTAMLAYRWFTSTLNAMQVGQPQEKTV from the coding sequence ATGTCCGCAGTTCGTCAATCAAGTCCAGGTAGTGATATTCTCAACGGGTCAATCGCCCTAACGCTCAGACGTATGACCGTCCCTATGATATTTGGCATGATCACTCTGATGAGTTTTAACTTAATTGATACCTTTTTCATTAGTTTGCTAGGTACTGAGCCGCTGGCAGCAGTCAGCTTTACTTTCCCTGTCACCTTTACTGTCATCAGTCTTGCAATCGGACTTGGTATTGGTACCTCGGCGGTCATTGCTAAAGCTTTGGGCGCTAATAACATGGATGAAGCTAAGTTTGATGGGTTTGTCGCTTTATTAGTCTCCGCGGTGATGGTGGCTGTTTTGTCGGTCATAGGCTTCGTGTTGATTGAGCCTATATTCACGTTACTGGGCGCAAGTCCGCAAACCATGCCTTATATCTATGACTATATTTCGATTTGGTTTGCAGGGGCTGTATTTTTAATTATGCCGATGATAGGCAACTCTATCCTCAGGGCCAGTGGAGATACGAAAACGCCAAGCCTGATTATGGGCCTGGGTGGATTGATTAATGCGATCCTGGACCCCTTGCTTATTTTTGGTTACGGTCCATTTCCTGAACTCGGCGTGAAAGGTGCTGCGATAGCCAGTGTGATAGCCTGGAGCGTTGGTGTTGTATTTATTCTCTATTTACTGGCGGTTAAGAAGCGTTTACTACAATTCTCCAGTCCCCAGCAGAGCATTTTTCAGGCGACCAGTAAAATACTCAAGATTGGCTTGCCAGCGGCCGGGGCGAATATGCTGACGCCAATTGCCATGGCAGTCATGACCGCAATCATTGCCACTTATGGCGCAGAAGCTGTGGCGGCATTTGGTGTTGGCAGTCGGATAGAATCTATTGCCAGCCTTGTGGTATTGGCGCTGTCTATGACCTTACCTCCTTTCGTGAGTCAGAATTTCGGTGCTCAGAAATATCAGCGTGTTGAAGATGCTTATCGTACTACTTTGAAATTCGTGATGGCATGGCAATTTGCAATCTACATCTTGCTTATTGCAGCTTCACACTGGATCAGTCAGGCATTTGGTGATGAGCCTCAGGTGATCGACATCATTAAACTATTTATCTATACCTTGCCTCTGAGCTATGGTTTGCAAGGGGTCATCATTCTCACTAATTCGTCGTTTAATGCATTACATAAGCCTATGCGGGCATTAGTTTTGAGCATCGTTCGTCTATTTATATTTTATGTGCCCTGTGCCTATTTGGGGTCACATTTTGCTGGTATTCAGGGACTGTTTATCGGTGCTGCAATTGGTAACCTGTTCACTGCCATGTTGGCGTATAGGTGGTTTACGAGTACCCTAAATGCGATGCAAGTGGGCCAACCTCAGGAGAAAACAGTATGA
- the uvrB gene encoding excinuclease ABC subunit UvrB, whose protein sequence is MSDVFDLVSEFSPNGDQPTAIAQLCDGLEAGLAHQTLLGATGTGKTFTMANIIHNLNRPTIIMAHNKTLAAQLYGEMKEFFPNNAVEYFVSYYDYYQPEAYVVASDTFIEKDASINEHIEQMRLSATKALLERRDTIIVASVSAIYGLGDPDSYMKMMLLLKVGETMEQRAMLRRLAELQYTRNDMDFSRGTYRVRGEVIDIFPAESDTYAIRVEMFDEEIERISMFDPLTGAVEKHLVRATIYPKTHYVTPREKILDAIEKIKLELKERRNKLLTDNRLVEEQRVAQRTQYDIEMMTELGYCSGIENYSRYLSGRAPGEPPPTLLDYLPDDALMIIDESHVTVSQIGAMYKGDRSRKENLVEYGFRLPSAMDNRPLKFEEFEAIAPQTIYVSATPGDYEIERSSGEVAEQVIRPTGLLDPILEVRPVATQVDDLLSEIYRRVEQQERVLVTTLTKRMAEDLTDYLNDHDVRVRYLHSDIDTVERMEIIRDLRKGVFDVLVGINLLREGLDMPEVSLVAILDADKEGFLRSTRSLIQTIGRAARHINGKAILYGDVVTKSMRKAIDETERRRAIQHAYNEKHGLKPQALVKKITDVMDLGEEVSPEEAAKISKTQKQPMVAKQGQSVTELTEQIKQLEAQMMQYARELEFEKAASIRDEVQLLQQQLLQS, encoded by the coding sequence ATGAGTGATGTATTTGACCTGGTTTCCGAGTTTTCACCCAATGGCGATCAGCCTACTGCCATCGCCCAGTTGTGCGACGGATTAGAAGCTGGCCTGGCACACCAGACTTTGCTGGGGGCAACCGGTACTGGTAAAACCTTTACCATGGCCAATATTATTCATAACTTGAATCGACCAACCATTATTATGGCGCACAACAAAACACTCGCGGCGCAGTTGTATGGTGAGATGAAAGAGTTTTTCCCCAATAATGCCGTCGAGTATTTTGTCTCATATTATGATTATTATCAGCCTGAGGCCTATGTCGTTGCCAGTGATACCTTTATAGAGAAAGATGCCTCAATCAATGAACATATTGAACAAATGCGTTTGTCAGCGACAAAAGCCTTGTTGGAGCGTCGGGATACGATCATTGTTGCTTCGGTTTCTGCGATTTATGGTTTGGGCGACCCAGACTCATACATGAAAATGATGCTGTTGCTTAAAGTGGGTGAAACCATGGAGCAACGGGCTATGCTGAGACGCCTGGCGGAACTGCAATATACCCGCAACGACATGGATTTTAGTCGTGGTACATATCGGGTCAGGGGAGAAGTCATTGATATCTTCCCGGCAGAATCGGATACCTATGCGATCCGGGTGGAAATGTTCGATGAAGAAATTGAACGGATCAGTATGTTTGACCCGCTCACCGGTGCTGTTGAAAAGCACTTAGTGCGTGCCACGATTTACCCAAAAACTCACTACGTCACGCCGCGCGAGAAAATCTTAGATGCGATTGAGAAAATCAAACTGGAACTCAAAGAGCGTCGCAATAAATTGTTGACCGACAATCGGCTGGTAGAGGAGCAGCGGGTTGCCCAACGTACGCAATATGATATTGAGATGATGACCGAGCTTGGCTATTGCTCAGGCATTGAGAACTATAGCCGTTATTTATCTGGTCGAGCACCCGGCGAGCCGCCGCCAACCTTACTGGATTATTTACCTGACGACGCGCTGATGATCATTGATGAGTCTCATGTCACGGTGTCACAGATAGGCGCCATGTATAAGGGAGATCGCAGCCGTAAAGAAAACCTGGTTGAATATGGCTTCAGATTGCCCTCTGCCATGGATAACCGTCCCCTCAAATTTGAAGAGTTTGAGGCGATAGCACCGCAAACGATTTATGTATCGGCGACACCGGGTGATTATGAAATCGAGCGCTCGAGCGGGGAGGTCGCTGAGCAGGTGATCCGTCCGACAGGATTACTCGACCCTATATTGGAAGTGCGGCCTGTTGCGACTCAGGTTGATGATCTGCTCTCGGAAATCTATCGACGGGTTGAACAGCAGGAGCGGGTGCTCGTTACAACGCTGACAAAGCGCATGGCGGAAGACTTGACCGATTACCTCAATGATCATGATGTCCGGGTGCGTTATTTACACTCGGACATAGATACAGTGGAGCGTATGGAGATTATCCGTGATTTGCGCAAAGGCGTCTTTGATGTGTTAGTTGGCATTAACTTACTTCGAGAGGGTCTGGATATGCCTGAAGTGTCACTGGTGGCTATCCTGGATGCAGATAAAGAGGGCTTTTTACGCTCGACCCGATCTCTTATCCAGACAATAGGCCGGGCTGCACGACACATTAACGGTAAAGCGATTTTGTATGGTGACGTGGTAACCAAGTCTATGCGTAAGGCAATCGATGAAACGGAGAGACGTCGTGCTATTCAACATGCTTATAATGAAAAGCATGGCCTGAAACCACAAGCCCTGGTTAAAAAGATCACTGATGTGATGGACTTAGGTGAAGAAGTGTCGCCAGAAGAAGCTGCGAAGATTTCGAAAACACAGAAACAACCTATGGTTGCCAAGCAGGGTCAGAGTGTGACTGAACTCACAGAGCAGATAAAGCAATTGGAGGCTCAGATGATGCAGTATGCGCGCGAACTGGAGTTTGAGAAAGCGGCGAGTATACGGGATGAAGTGCAGCTATTGCAGCAGCAATTATTACAGAGCTAA
- a CDS encoding porin family protein, which produces MKSLSLLTLVFAVSASFASQAAQHDEQHRVGAQLFGGSASYKSSDQDGDGVTHVYAYYNYQYDSTWALEAGINTGMEADEWKCTDDNDDKFTCTRNDKALFEIGANELDYDNFVLAVKGQYQLTENNYLYGKVGAHYYDYEIGYKGKNMVEEDGVSFLAEAGWQYDWDSGLSVNAAIQYMDMGDLDTSSLGVGISYRF; this is translated from the coding sequence ATGAAATCTTTATCTCTCCTCACACTCGTTTTTGCAGTTTCAGCCTCTTTTGCATCACAGGCTGCACAACATGATGAACAACACCGCGTAGGTGCACAACTATTCGGCGGCAGCGCTTCTTATAAAAGCTCTGATCAGGATGGGGATGGCGTTACGCATGTTTATGCATATTATAACTATCAGTATGATTCTACCTGGGCGCTGGAAGCGGGTATCAACACAGGTATGGAAGCAGATGAGTGGAAATGTACAGATGACAACGACGACAAATTTACCTGTACACGCAATGACAAGGCGCTATTTGAAATCGGCGCAAACGAGCTGGACTATGACAACTTTGTACTTGCAGTAAAAGGCCAGTATCAGCTCACCGAGAATAACTACTTATACGGTAAGGTCGGTGCACACTATTACGATTACGAAATTGGCTACAAAGGTAAAAACATGGTCGAAGAAGATGGTGTCAGCTTTTTAGCAGAGGCCGGCTGGCAATACGACTGGGACAGTGGTCTGTCAGTTAATGCGGCTATCCAATATATGGATATGGGCGACCTAGATACCTCAAGTTTGGGCGTAGGTATCAGTTATCGCTTCTAA
- a CDS encoding LysR substrate-binding domain-containing protein: MDMDIESLRSFIACVENGSFTRAASQLHRTQSAISMQMKKLQQDVGKPLFEKSGRKLHLTQDGHTFIRYARRLVRLHDDTLASMRSSEHITPLRLGCPDDYAETILPALVNQLHQHWANLELDIHCMSSNRIKDALDQGELDLGIITRSPGSEEGLLLYHDQGVWVGTPSSQVPLPLAIFQRDCRFHQAATEGLMKQERAFKVIANCGSASALRALVKADLAVGALARSSAQDLNIITHSGLPALPAIEVVLIRSNTTANPVKEDDLRTICDAIQLID, translated from the coding sequence ATGGATATGGACATAGAATCTCTACGTAGCTTTATCGCCTGTGTCGAAAATGGCAGCTTTACCCGGGCGGCCAGCCAGTTGCACCGAACTCAGTCAGCAATCAGTATGCAGATGAAAAAGCTCCAGCAGGATGTAGGTAAACCCTTATTTGAAAAGTCCGGTCGTAAACTGCATCTGACTCAGGATGGACATACGTTCATACGCTATGCCAGACGGTTAGTGCGCTTACACGATGATACCCTGGCCTCCATGCGTAGCAGCGAACACATAACTCCGCTCAGACTTGGATGTCCTGACGATTACGCTGAGACAATTTTGCCTGCACTCGTCAACCAGCTTCATCAGCACTGGGCAAACCTGGAACTGGACATTCACTGCATGTCCAGTAACCGAATAAAAGATGCGCTGGACCAGGGCGAATTGGATTTAGGCATCATTACGCGCAGTCCGGGTTCTGAGGAAGGGTTACTCCTCTATCATGATCAAGGGGTCTGGGTAGGGACACCAAGCTCCCAAGTTCCGCTGCCTCTGGCCATATTCCAGAGAGATTGCCGCTTTCATCAGGCAGCCACGGAAGGCCTGATGAAACAGGAACGAGCCTTTAAAGTCATCGCAAATTGTGGCAGCGCTTCAGCTTTACGCGCATTGGTAAAAGCGGACCTGGCGGTAGGTGCATTGGCAAGAAGTAGCGCACAGGATCTTAATATCATTACCCACTCAGGTCTCCCTGCTCTCCCAGCCATTGAAGTCGTTCTAATCAGAAGTAATACGACTGCTAACCCGGTGAAGGAAGATGATCTACGCACCATCTGTGATGCAATCCAACTTATTGATTAG